The genomic window AAGCAATGCACGAAGGCGTTGTAGAACGAGCCAAAAGCGTGGGTTTGGACTATCATTTCGATAAAGCTATTGTTTCCAATTCGTTGGCAGCACATCGTATTTTGCATTTGGCTAAAACCAAAAAATTGGGTAGCGAAATGGAAGAAGTTTTCTTCAAAGCTTATTTTACAGAAGGTCGAGATTTGAATGATGCTACTACTTTAATCGAACTAGGAACAGAAGCAGGTTTGAATCATGAAGAAGTCAAAGAAGTGGTAAACAATGAAAAATTATTCTTAAAAGACGTTCAAAAAGATATTACCGAAGCCCAGCAAATTGGTATCCGAGGTGTTCCCTTTTTTGTATTTGATAGAAAAAAAGCACTTTCTGGAGCACAACCTATTGAAGCTTTTGTGCAAACTATTAAGGAAGTTCAGCAGTAATTTTAGATTTTAAAGAATTGTTGTCTGATTAAATTTTATAAATACCAAACAGATCGCTCCGATGGAGCTTTATTAAACAAAATACTATTTTCTACAAACAGTTAGCTCCTAACGGAGCTATTTCTAGTCCCATCGGGACATACTGTTTGTAGAAAACAATGTGCCACCAAAAACAAGCTCCAGCGGAGCGAACTGTTCGTTTAGAGTATAAACAGTGAAGTCAAAATTTAATTTATGATTGTAGAGTATATATTCGCACCAATCTAAATTCTAAAATTAAATCACTTCCATTTTTTGCATTAAAAAAGTAGCACTTTTGTTTTTGCAAATTCCGTTGCGGAGTTTATAATCAAAATACAAATCGTCGTTTTTAATTTCGACTTCAAAGCATTGATTGGTCAAAATTTCGGGATAATTGTTGGTGGTCAAACAAACTTCAATATCGTGAGTGGCAATGGCTCCAATGGCTTTTTTGGCAATTACTTTTTTGATTACTTCAATGGTTCCGTGGCGTTTATCATCCGAATTAGTTCCTCGCAGGATTTCATCTAATAGCACAAAAGCAGGCTTTTCTGCTAAAGCATCCATAATTTGTTTCAAACGCTTAATTTCTGCAAAGAAATAGGATTCGCTATCCGACAATGAATCAGACA from Flavobacterium eburneipallidum includes these protein-coding regions:
- a CDS encoding DsbA family oxidoreductase, encoding MKIEIWSDIMCPFCYIGKRHLETALAEFPNEEFEIVWKSFQLDPTITPEPNQDVYSYLAERKGISLEQSKAMHEGVVERAKSVGLDYHFDKAIVSNSLAAHRILHLAKTKKLGSEMEEVFFKAYFTEGRDLNDATTLIELGTEAGLNHEEVKEVVNNEKLFLKDVQKDITEAQQIGIRGVPFFVFDRKKALSGAQPIEAFVQTIKEVQQ